CACCAGGAAGAAAGACCGGTGATGCACCCATTGCTTGAAAGATTGTATTAAGGGCAGTAGTTCCACACCTAATTTTTAGTCCTTTAATATCCTCGACTGAACGCAGTGGTTTTGTAGAATGACACCAAACCTCAGCTGGATGAACGGTTAATTGGTCAACAAAGTATACACCGATAGGTTTATATAATTCTCGAGCCAATGCCGTCCCTTCATATTCCATCCACATCATCAGCTGATTACCGGTATGACCACCTACCCAGTTGGTGTAAAAGACACCTGCGGGGACGTAACCTACCGCCCAGCCACCGGATACATGAGCAGCCTCTACTGAGCCTGAAATTGCTCCATCAAACTCTTTCCCGGCAGGTATAATAGCCCCTGCAGTGAAAGCTTTTACCACCAAACGTCCGCCACTGGCTTCGGTCACTTGTTCGGCAAATCTTTTAGCACCCTCAAATCCAAAATCACCGGCTGCACACATTGATTGTAATCTCCAATTAATCACTTTATCAGCACTCACTCCACTGATGGTTATACTTAGTAACAATACAAAAATCAAATTAACTATTATCAAGCAATTTAACTTCTTCATTCTAAACACTCCTTTTAATATAATTTCTTAACCGGTTAAAATTAAGATAAGATATTTCTGTTTCTCCTTCAAGTAAAAGCAAGAAGCAGAGATATGCCTTGTCGACCACCTCCTTCTCTACATTTTTTGTCTTATTTGTTATATTGTTTGACAAATTATATTTTATTATATCATAAAACAACGTTAGTTCAAACGTATTTTAAAATTCCTACAGATAAATTAATAAAAAATATCATTACTTTATTTTAAATCCCGATTTATGGGACTACTCAAGAAAGCTTTTTTGAAGATAATGAAAAGTCCCCCAGTTTATGATATCATTAAAAATAATATTTTAGAGCAATCATTTATTTAAGATGATGATAATAGAACTGAAAAATAAAAGGCAGGAAAAATGAAAAGAATTACTATAAAATTAGGGAAAAAGATGCTCGAAGTAAATCTTCCGGACAATATAGAAATTTTATTCACTAAGCAACCTAAACCGCTTGATAATCCCGCCTTTTTTATTCAAAAAGCCTTGAAAGATTCTATAGGCAGCCGAAGTTTGGAGCAAATTATTGAGCAAAAATTAAAGAAAAATTCACAAGCAAAGGCTGTAATTGTCATCTCGGATAATACCCGCCCTGTCCCCTACAAAGGTAAATCAGGAATATTATGGCCAATTATTGAAAAACTATTAGCAAAAAATATTTCTAATAACCGTATTCTTATTTTAATAGCTACCGGTACTCATCGGCCATTATCCGAAAAAGAATTAAGAGAGATGTTGGACCACCGAGTATTTGATTACAAAATTCCCATAAAAAACCATCATTGTCGCGACCAATATAATTTAATCTATCTTGGCAAGACTAATCGCGGTAGTTCAATATATATTAATAGTGATTATATGGAAGCAGATATTAAAATACTTACTGGTTTAGTAGAAACTCATTTCATGGCTGGTGCATCAGGAGGAAGAAAATCAATCTGCCCAGGACTCATTGGAGAAGAAAGCATCTATATATTCCACGGAGCGCCTATGTTAGCTTCCCAGGAAGCTACTGACTTAATCATAGATGATAACCCCTGTCACCAAGAAGCCTTAGAAGTTGCCAAGAAAGCCGGAGCTGATTACATTCTCAATGT
The window above is part of the Candidatus Atribacteria bacterium genome. Proteins encoded here:
- a CDS encoding DUF2088 domain-containing protein — translated: MKRITIKLGKKMLEVNLPDNIEILFTKQPKPLDNPAFFIQKALKDSIGSRSLEQIIEQKLKKNSQAKAVIVISDNTRPVPYKGKSGILWPIIEKLLAKNISNNRILILIATGTHRPLSEKELREMLDHRVFDYKIPIKNHHCRDQYNLIYLGKTNRGSSIYINSDYMEADIKILTGLVETHFMAGASGGRKSICPGLIGEESIYIFHGAPMLASQEATDLIIDDNPCHQEALEVAKKAGADYILNVTLDQDFKLTGVFAGDLEEAHKQAVKQIKKYVAIPLDKEYDIVITH